One Sporosarcina sp. FSL W8-0480 genomic window, ATGGAAGCAAGTTCACTTCCTTCTGCTGTTTTCGCCGCTTCGTTCGCCGCTTCCATATTACTGATCGTCTTCTTCAGACGTTCTTCATTATCGGCAGAGTCATTCGGTAATGGTCTTGGCATGTTCAATCCTCCTTCTTTATTCAATAAAATAGTCTTTCCGTGGTACGGAAAATTATGTGCAAACTAA contains:
- a CDS encoding small, acid-soluble spore protein tlp — translated: MPRPLPNDSADNEERLKKTISNMEAANEAAKTAEGSELASIKEKNERRKEAIAGLEEEIHQQNKSKINGYI